Sequence from the Malaciobacter pacificus genome:
TTTATTCAGACGAAAATTCTTGTCAAAAATTCTTAGATGAATTAAAAAACAATCCCCCAAAACTAGCAAAAGTAGATGAACTAAAAATAGAAAAAATAATTTCAAATAAAGTATATGAAAGCTTCGAAATTATTGAAAGTGCTAACTCAAATCATAAATCAACTATCATAAGTCCTGACATGGCAATTTGTGATGATTGTATTGAAGATATAAATGATTGTAATAACTTTAGATACAATTATGCTTTTACAAATTGTACAAACTGTGGTCCAAGATACTCTATTATAAAAACAGTTCCCTATGATAGAATTAATACATCTATGAGTGAATTTGAACTATGTTCTAAATGTTCAAAAGAGTATAATGACCCAACAAATAGAAGATATCATGCACAGCCAGTTTCTTGTGAAGTTTGTGGTCCAAAAGTAACTTTGTATAATAAATATAATGAAGCGTTAAATGATGATATTGAAGCTATAAAACAAATAGCAGGTTTAATCAATAATGGACACATAGTAGCTATAAAAGGATTAGGTGGTTTTCACCTAATTTGTGATGCAACAAATGATATGGTAGTAAAAGAACTAAGAATCAGAAAAAGCCGTATTTCAAAGCCTTTTGCAGTTATGTTTAAAGATTTAAAGAGTGTTAAAAATTATACAGTTTTAACAACAAAAGAAGAAGAGATAATTAACTCAAAAGAGAAGCCAATCTTACTTGTAAAAAAAGCTTCAAATACTAATCTTAGTGAACTTGTTGCACCAAATATTGACCATCTTGGGAGCTTTATTGCTTATACACCTTTGCATCATTTACTTTTTAGATATTTAAACAATCCCATTGTTGCAACAAGTGCAAATTTAAAAGATGAACCAATCATTAGATTTAAAGATGAAATCTTAGAAAAGTTAGCTCATGTGGTAGATTTTGTACTAGATTTTAATAGAGAGATTGTAAATGCATGTGATGATTCTGTTATACAAATAATAGATGATGATATTTCAAAGCTAAGAAATGCTAGAGGATATGCTCCAACACATCTGAAACTTGAAAAAAATAGTTCAAAAAATATACTTTCCCTTGGTGCAAATCAAAAATCAGCAATATCACTTGTCTTTGAAAATAACCTAATTTTATCTCCTCATATTGGAGATTTAAACTCAATTGAATCTGTTGAATATTTTGAGCGTACCATAGAGACATTTAAAAGATTTTATGACTTTGAACCGGATGTTATAGTTTGTGATAAACACCCAAATTATGAGTCAACAAAATTTGCACAAAAATTAAAAGAAAAAAATCCATCAATACAATTAATTCAAGTTCAACATCACTATGCTCATATACTTTCAACTATGCTTGAATATAAACTAAAAGATGAAGTTTTAGGAATAGCATTTGATGGGACAGGTTATGGAGATGATGGAAATATTTGGGGTGGGGAAGTTTTTATAGCTTCAAAGAAAAACTATAAAAGAGTTAATCATATAAAATATTTCAAACTTCTTGGTGGTGAAATAGCTGTAAAAGAGCCTAAAAGAGTAGCTTTGTCACTTTTATTTGATAATTATAGTTTAGAAGAGATATTTGAATTAGATATTCCAACAATAAAAGCTTTTAAAACAGGTGAAATACAACTTTTATATACAATGTGGCAAAAAGGATTAAATGCTCCTCTAACAAGCTCTATAGGAAGGGTATTTGACGCAATTGCATCTTTTGCAGGAGTTTTACAAGTACAAAGTTATGAAGGTGAAACTGGGCTTTTAATAGAACAAAATTATGATGATAGTATAAAAGACTCATACAGTTTTGAAATAAAAAGTGATGAAATAGATTTATCAAATATGATAAAAGAGATTGTAAAAGATAAAAATAGTGTTTTAATTTGTACTAGGTTTATCAATACACTTGCAAAAATTATATTAGAAATTTCCGAAGAG
This genomic interval carries:
- the hypF gene encoding carbamoyltransferase HypF translates to MVSYKIEVRGIVQGVGFRPFVYNLALKNDIKGWVNNDEKGVNIIIYSDENSCQKFLDELKNNPPKLAKVDELKIEKIISNKVYESFEIIESANSNHKSTIISPDMAICDDCIEDINDCNNFRYNYAFTNCTNCGPRYSIIKTVPYDRINTSMSEFELCSKCSKEYNDPTNRRYHAQPVSCEVCGPKVTLYNKYNEALNDDIEAIKQIAGLINNGHIVAIKGLGGFHLICDATNDMVVKELRIRKSRISKPFAVMFKDLKSVKNYTVLTTKEEEIINSKEKPILLVKKASNTNLSELVAPNIDHLGSFIAYTPLHHLLFRYLNNPIVATSANLKDEPIIRFKDEILEKLAHVVDFVLDFNREIVNACDDSVIQIIDDDISKLRNARGYAPTHLKLEKNSSKNILSLGANQKSAISLVFENNLILSPHIGDLNSIESVEYFERTIETFKRFYDFEPDVIVCDKHPNYESTKFAQKLKEKNPSIQLIQVQHHYAHILSTMLEYKLKDEVLGIAFDGTGYGDDGNIWGGEVFIASKKNYKRVNHIKYFKLLGGEIAVKEPKRVALSLLFDNYSLEEIFELDIPTIKAFKTGEIQLLYTMWQKGLNAPLTSSIGRVFDAIASFAGVLQVQSYEGETGLLIEQNYDDSIKDSYSFEIKSDEIDLSNMIKEIVKDKNSVLICTRFINTLAKIILEISEENRAFPIVLSGGVFQNKTLLELVLKLLKEENIDVYYSKNIPLNDGGISAGQAYCVC